Genomic DNA from Streptomyces sp. NBC_00464:
AACTCCGCAGGACCGTGGTGTGGTGGGAGATGGTCGCCGCGGAGACTCCGATGCCCTCGGCGAGCGCAGTGGTGGTGCTGTCCGGCCGGTCAGCCACTATCAGCAGCACCGCCGCACGCGTGGGCCCCAGAAGAGCAGCCAGCGCACTGCGCCCCGGCCGCCCGCCATAGGAGGGCTGCGGTCCGGGAAAGATCGGGCCGGCCATACGCTCCGCCTTTCCGCCAACGCAGGGAGGGGGACAGGGACGAGTCAGGGCCCGGGCTCTAGGCAGCGGACCACCGCGACGCTGCTCGGCGCCCGGCCGGCCCGGACACTCTCGAACTGCGGCAGCCCGTCCTCGGTGGACAGATCCACACCATCGAGATGGATCACAGCCAGACCCCCCGACAGAGGAAGAGGGCAGTACACCGTCTGATCATCCGGATCGACCACAATCCCCGAAGGGCAAGGCCCTACCGGGATAGTCCGGGTCACCGACCACTCCAGGAGGTCCACCACCGCTATCAAACCGAGCCGTTCCAGCGTCACGAGCGCGAAATCCCCGTCGACCTCCACCGCACCACTGGGACCGCCGGGCCCGGGCAGGACAACCTCGGTCATCACACGGCCCGAATCGAGATCCACCACCGGCAACCGGTCGGCCGTGCGGCACAACACCAGCCCCGGCCCGAGACGTGTCGGCAGAAGAACGCGGGGCTGAGCATGCGCGCCCAGCGCAGTACGCCAGGCCACGGACACCGCATCCCAGCGGCCAGCCTGAAGGCCGGTCAGGTCGAGAGCGCAGACGGATCCCGCTCCCTGCTCGCACACATACGCCGCCCGGCCGTCCCGCGCCATCACGACCTGCCGCGGCTCACGCCCCACCGCCACCCGGCCCCTCTCCATACCCGCGCCGATGTCGACGACGGAAACGGAGTCGGCCCCCGCATTGCACACCAGCAGGACCCCGGCGCCGCGGACGACGACGAGGCTGCTGGGAGCCCAGCCGACCTTGATGCTGTCCAGCAGCCGACGTCGGGCCAGATCAACGACGCCGACCGAGTCCGACACGCTGAAGGAGACGAAGACGCGCCCCTCACCGCCCTCCACCACCGAGACCGGCCCGTTGCCACAGACAACCTCCCCCGCCTCCTGATAGGAGGAAGCACCGTGCTTGAGCACGAGGGCGAGACGGCTTCCGAGCGGATCCACTGCACACAGCAGCACTGACACCACACCCTCCCGCCAGCAACCGGGCCCGGCCACTGCAGGTGGGCCAGGCTGAACCAGCACAGGCGGGCTCTACCACCATGAATCATGCATCAGTCATCTAAAGGATGAACTGTCTTGATTCATCGGCTATATGACTGATCACGCAGCCTGGAATGGAGCGCTATATTCCGGTATACCCTGCCCACGCCACCCAGCCGACCGACCGACCCAGGAAGCCCACCA
This window encodes:
- a CDS encoding ArsR/SmtB family transcription factor; translation: MAGPIFPGPQPSYGGRPGRSALAALLGPTRAAVLLIVADRPDSTTTALAEGIGVSAATISHHTTVLRSSGLITTRRSGGGVHHALAALGEILLGGIAAAGPDA
- a CDS encoding YncE family protein; amino-acid sequence: MSVLLCAVDPLGSRLALVLKHGASSYQEAGEVVCGNGPVSVVEGGEGRVFVSFSVSDSVGVVDLARRRLLDSIKVGWAPSSLVVVRGAGVLLVCNAGADSVSVVDIGAGMERGRVAVGREPRQVVMARDGRAAYVCEQGAGSVCALDLTGLQAGRWDAVSVAWRTALGAHAQPRVLLPTRLGPGLVLCRTADRLPVVDLDSGRVMTEVVLPGPGGPSGAVEVDGDFALVTLERLGLIAVVDLLEWSVTRTIPVGPCPSGIVVDPDDQTVYCPLPLSGGLAVIHLDGVDLSTEDGLPQFESVRAGRAPSSVAVVRCLEPGP